From Leptospira venezuelensis, a single genomic window includes:
- a CDS encoding TIGR04452 family lipoprotein yields the protein MLTYNLLRFLLIIFLMLSNCIALDTLGLSYDRIKGDEVASKLADAAITTDLVNSTILIGQPTISITAIFSSVIAGIDVKKYYKKSEVDDCINDIRGFKGFLLGSTITVATSCKLSPDGPLL from the coding sequence ATGCTTACGTATAATTTACTAAGATTCCTTCTAATCATATTTTTGATGTTGTCAAATTGCATTGCTTTAGATACGTTAGGTCTATCTTATGATAGAATCAAAGGTGACGAAGTTGCCTCAAAGTTGGCGGATGCTGCAATAACGACTGACTTAGTTAATTCTACTATACTCATTGGCCAACCGACGATATCAATAACTGCAATTTTCTCTTCTGTCATTGCAGGCATTGATGTGAAAAAGTATTACAAAAAATCAGAAGTCGATGACTGTATTAATGACATTCGCGGTTTTAAGGGTTTTCTATTAGGATCTACAATAACGGTAGCAACTTCCTGTAAACTTTCTCCCGATGGGCCTTTGCTGTAA
- a CDS encoding cytochrome c, translating into MKKIFKLIGILIILIPVFGIGLLYLKFPNAEPAPEISAGNDPKRIQRGQYLANHVSACMDCHSIREWSKFSGPLIPETLGEGGEVFDQKLGFPGSFVAPNITPSALGKWTDGEVLRAISSGINKEGNALFPVMPHPAYGQMDKEDLISIVSYLRSLKPIEKKNPSSNPDFPFNLILRTIPSPAKFGKLPDKTDKVAYGKYLFVAAACTECHTKQDKGKPIAGMELAGGFEFPLGNGTKIISANLTPDRETGLGSWTEARFVKRFKSMELPKYKPHSIKEGEFQTIMPWTMYAGMTEEDLAAMFAYLQTVPAIKNKINN; encoded by the coding sequence ATGAAGAAAATTTTCAAGCTTATTGGAATATTGATTATCCTAATACCGGTTTTCGGGATTGGACTTTTATATTTAAAATTTCCAAATGCAGAACCTGCTCCTGAAATTTCAGCTGGCAACGATCCAAAAAGAATACAAAGAGGGCAGTATCTCGCCAATCACGTATCCGCCTGTATGGATTGCCATTCTATCCGAGAATGGTCAAAATTTTCCGGTCCATTGATACCGGAAACATTGGGAGAAGGCGGAGAAGTTTTTGATCAAAAGCTTGGTTTTCCTGGCTCTTTCGTCGCACCAAATATTACTCCAAGTGCATTAGGAAAATGGACTGACGGAGAAGTTTTAAGAGCGATTTCCAGTGGGATCAATAAAGAAGGAAATGCGTTATTTCCAGTTATGCCTCACCCCGCATATGGGCAAATGGATAAAGAAGATCTTATTTCTATCGTTTCCTATTTAAGAAGTTTGAAACCTATAGAAAAGAAAAATCCTAGCTCTAACCCTGATTTTCCGTTTAACTTGATCTTAAGAACAATTCCTAGTCCTGCAAAATTCGGTAAACTTCCTGATAAAACGGACAAGGTTGCTTATGGGAAGTATCTATTTGTTGCTGCTGCTTGCACCGAGTGTCATACAAAGCAAGATAAAGGAAAACCAATTGCCGGAATGGAACTAGCAGGTGGTTTTGAATTTCCATTAGGCAATGGAACTAAAATTATTTCTGCAAATTTAACTCCTGATCGAGAAACAGGATTGGGTAGCTGGACGGAAGCTCGGTTTGTAAAAAGATTTAAGAGTATGGAACTTCCTAAATATAAACCCCACTCTATAAAAGAGGGAGAATTCCAAACAATTATGCCTTGGACAATGTATGCAGGAATGACTGAGGAAGATCTTGCAGCCATGTTCGCTTATTTGCAAACTGTTCCGGCTATTAAAAATAAAATTAATAACTAG
- a CDS encoding NAD(P)-dependent alcohol dehydrogenase, producing MKAIVYEKYGSSDVLQYKEVQKPTPKDNEVLVRVKAASVNAADWRMMKADPFLVRFYAGLFKPKKISVLGADVAGTVEAVGENVTKFRPGDEVFGDVFASGFGAFAEYKCGREDEFVLKPSNISFEEIAALPLAGMTALHSLRDFGKIEEGQKVLINGASGGVGTFAIQLAKYFGAHVTAVCSTSKIAQAMSLGADQVIDYTKEDFIQNGKKYDLIVGVNGYRSLSDYKSALIPKGRYVMAGGGSAQLFQALLLGPFISLRGSQKIIAASSEPNQKDLIFLSELMRSGKIKSVIDKRYKLEEVPKAIQYVEQGHAAGKVIISVS from the coding sequence ATGAAAGCAATTGTATACGAGAAGTATGGCTCTTCTGATGTGCTTCAATATAAAGAAGTTCAAAAACCTACTCCAAAGGATAATGAGGTCCTTGTAAGAGTCAAAGCAGCTTCTGTGAATGCTGCAGATTGGCGTATGATGAAGGCAGATCCTTTTTTAGTTCGCTTTTACGCGGGTCTTTTTAAACCTAAAAAAATTTCAGTATTGGGTGCCGATGTTGCCGGAACTGTGGAAGCGGTCGGAGAGAATGTAACTAAGTTCCGTCCGGGTGACGAAGTGTTTGGAGATGTTTTTGCAAGTGGATTCGGTGCATTCGCTGAATATAAATGTGGTAGAGAAGATGAATTTGTTTTAAAACCTTCTAATATATCTTTCGAAGAGATAGCTGCTTTACCTTTGGCCGGAATGACCGCTTTACATTCTTTAAGAGATTTCGGTAAGATAGAAGAGGGGCAAAAAGTTCTGATAAATGGAGCATCAGGAGGTGTCGGAACATTTGCGATACAGCTCGCAAAGTATTTCGGAGCACATGTTACTGCTGTTTGTAGCACTTCTAAAATTGCTCAGGCAATGTCACTTGGAGCCGATCAGGTAATTGACTATACCAAGGAAGACTTCATTCAAAACGGAAAAAAATACGACCTAATAGTTGGCGTGAATGGTTATCGTTCTCTTTCAGATTACAAGAGTGCTTTAATTCCAAAAGGGAGATATGTAATGGCTGGGGGAGGCTCCGCTCAGTTATTCCAAGCCTTACTTTTGGGGCCTTTCATCTCCTTAAGAGGCAGCCAAAAGATTATCGCTGCTTCTTCTGAGCCGAATCAAAAGGATCTTATTTTTTTATCTGAACTAATGAGATCGGGTAAGATAAAATCGGTTATTGATAAGCGATACAAATTGGAAGAAGTTCCAAAAGCTATCCAGTACGTTGAACAAGGCCATGCTGCTGGTAAAGTAATCATATCAGTATCATAA